A genome region from Thalassococcus arenae includes the following:
- the acsF gene encoding magnesium-protoporphyrin IX monomethyl ester (oxidative) cyclase, which yields MNAQNPQGYTGKHTADATTVEEGLAIQEKQAKFDDDFATETAMQNTLLTPRFYTTDFDELDAIDVSSVRDDWDKLIAQMVSDPNKGHFKKNEDWDHVDWDGMEPQLKKEFIDFLISSCTAEFSGCVLYKEMKRRGANKDITQLFQLMARDEARHAGFINDALREAGLRVNLGFLTQSKKYTYFRPKFIYYATYLSEKIGYARYITIFRHLEANPEHRFHPIFKWFEEWCNDEFSHGEAFALLMKTDPKLTSGGNVWWIKFFLTAVYATMYVRDHQRPAFHAALGVDPDWYAHEVFTKTSKLSEQIFPITLDIDHPRWQRSLERLHRANVAIAEGKAAGGLSGKLKQMGGSIRAALAFVSLYTIPANRHLVPDSTRLEPVY from the coding sequence CGCCACCGAGACCGCGATGCAGAACACCCTTCTGACACCGCGGTTCTACACCACCGATTTCGACGAGCTGGACGCCATCGACGTGAGTTCCGTGCGCGACGACTGGGACAAGCTGATCGCGCAGATGGTGAGCGACCCCAACAAGGGCCATTTCAAGAAGAACGAGGACTGGGACCATGTCGATTGGGACGGGATGGAGCCGCAGCTGAAGAAGGAGTTCATCGACTTCCTGATCTCCAGCTGCACCGCCGAGTTCTCGGGCTGCGTGCTGTACAAGGAAATGAAGCGGCGCGGTGCCAACAAGGACATCACCCAGCTGTTCCAGCTGATGGCGCGGGACGAGGCGCGGCATGCCGGGTTCATCAACGACGCGCTGCGCGAGGCGGGGCTGCGGGTGAACCTGGGTTTCCTGACGCAGTCGAAGAAATACACCTATTTCCGCCCGAAGTTCATCTACTACGCCACCTATCTGAGCGAGAAGATCGGCTATGCGCGCTACATCACGATCTTCCGTCATCTCGAGGCCAACCCCGAGCATCGCTTCCACCCGATCTTCAAGTGGTTCGAGGAATGGTGCAACGACGAGTTCAGCCATGGCGAGGCCTTCGCCCTGCTGATGAAGACCGACCCCAAGCTGACCAGCGGCGGCAATGTCTGGTGGATCAAGTTCTTCCTGACCGCGGTCTATGCCACGATGTATGTCCGCGATCACCAGCGCCCGGCCTTTCATGCCGCTTTGGGGGTGGATCCGGATTGGTATGCGCACGAGGTCTTCACCAAGACGTCGAAGCTGTCGGAACAAATTTTCCCGATCACGCTGGATATCGACCATCCGCGCTGGCAGCGCAGCCTGGAACGGCTGCATCGCGCCAATGTGGCGATTGCCGAGGGGAAGGCGGCCGGCGGTCTGTCTGGCAAGCTCAAGCAGATGGGTGGATCGATACGGGCCGCGCTGGCCTTCGTGTCGCTCTACACGATCCCCGCAAACCGGCATCTTGTGCCTGATTCGACACGGCTCGAGCCGGTCTACTGA
- the puhE gene encoding putative photosynthetic complex assembly protein PuhE — MNDPWIAAFVALFLWWFSTGAILVVVKLADRRGGRTGLWVTLAGLPALALGLWGMWVSSGIAGVGAVYHGFVSALAVWGWIELAFLTGAVAGPNRHVCRVDVPEWERFIRAWGTIAYHEVALVAALIGLGLLFADAANPFGFWAFAVLFFARVSAKLNLFLGVPKINTEFLPRALAHLPSHFRIAPMNGLFPLSITGLSFAVACWLERLVFVTDPAEIVGFALLTALTALALLEHWFMVLPLPDEKLWRWMLPAPKTKLDKTTTEDAHGL, encoded by the coding sequence ATGAATGACCCCTGGATCGCCGCGTTCGTCGCGCTTTTCCTCTGGTGGTTTTCCACCGGGGCGATCCTGGTCGTGGTCAAGCTTGCCGACCGCCGCGGCGGACGCACGGGGCTTTGGGTGACGCTGGCGGGCCTGCCGGCGCTCGCGCTCGGGCTCTGGGGGATGTGGGTGTCGTCTGGCATTGCCGGAGTGGGCGCGGTCTATCACGGCTTTGTTTCGGCCCTGGCGGTCTGGGGTTGGATCGAACTGGCCTTTCTGACCGGTGCGGTCGCCGGGCCGAACCGCCATGTCTGCCGCGTCGATGTGCCGGAATGGGAACGGTTCATCCGGGCCTGGGGAACCATCGCCTATCACGAGGTGGCGCTTGTGGCGGCCCTGATCGGACTGGGCCTGCTGTTCGCGGACGCCGCCAATCCCTTTGGCTTCTGGGCCTTCGCCGTGCTGTTTTTCGCCCGGGTGTCGGCGAAGCTGAACCTGTTCCTGGGTGTACCCAAGATCAATACGGAATTCCTGCCCCGGGCACTGGCGCATCTGCCAAGCCATTTCCGCATCGCGCCGATGAACGGGCTGTTCCCCTTGTCGATCACGGGCCTCAGCTTTGCTGTCGCCTGCTGGCTCGAACGGCTGGTTTTCGTCACCGATCCGGCGGAAATCGTGGGTTTCGCCTTGCTGACCGCGCTGACGGCGCTGGCGCTGCTGGAGCACTGGTTCATGGTGCTGCCGCTGCCTGACGAGAAACTCTGGCGCTGGATGCTGCCCGCGCCCAAAACCAAACTGGACAAGACGACGACGGAGGACGCCCATGGACTTTGA